The genomic segment CTATTCGACACAGAAAAGGCTCGTCGACTTGTTGAACCCTTGGTGAAAGTGCCAAAACAACCGTGCGTAATTACGCAAAAATGAGTGCCACAAGCGCAATGGACGTGAACGCCGAAGCCAGACGGATCTTGGCCGTGTCCATAAGCAAGCTGTACGCCTCCAGGACCCAGAGAGGCGGACTGAGACTCCACCGGAGCCTGCTGCTCTCCCTGGTCATGAGATCCGCCCGGGACATCTACCACTCCTCCCGGGAGACCGAGGAGCCGAGCGACGCGCAGCCCGCCGCGGAGGAGCCGATGGACACCGGCTCCAACCAGGCCGGGGTGTCCCAGCCCGAGTCCCAGCCCGAGTCCCAGCCCCAGCCGGCCCTGATCTCAGCGGAGCCAGCCGCGGAGGAGCCGCTGAGCGCGGAGGAAGGGTGTGACAGCGAGACGACAGAGGACAAAGAGAACTTGAGCCCGGCCCGACAGTCCAGGAAACGCCGGGGCAAGGCGTCGGCGGCGCCTGACTTCCTTCCCAGCAAGAGGGCGAGGCTGGAGCCCGGGGAGGAGAGGCACGCGGCCCCGCTGGGCAGCTGCCGCGTCGGGGCCGGGGAGTGCCTGGCCGCTTTGTCTCTGAACCGGGTTATATCTGCGTTTTGAACTGCTGGGGAGTGAAAAGAACCTCCAAATGGGACTTTTGGAGTCGTGTGAATTTCGATCCCCCGCTAACCGGAGGGGGGTTCTGATGCCTTTGCGCACCGCGGAGCTGACCTACATCGGCGGTCCCGGGACAGAGGGATTACCGGGGGCAAGGTGCGACCTCTCCGCCGATCCGAGTGTGCCTGCCAAGCTGGCAAAGACCCTAATGGTGATCAACacccagaggaggagaaacagagccGTGCCAAGCCGTGCCGGGCCGTGCCaagccgggccgggccggggggAGCTGCCAGCTGACCGAAGAACAGGTCGGAAAGTTTGAGGAAGAAGCTGAAGGGAAActgggagtgtttttttttcttcttctggtgATTCACCTTCAGTTAAATGAGTTGCTGTTTTAAAGAAGTGACTGCTGCTGACTCAAAGTGTGCGTGTGGCGCGTGAGTCAGAAGAAGAGTGAAGTGGTATTGGTttagccaacacacacacacacatatggacttCAGGGAATTTCCTGCTATTATGCTGGGATATCAGAatcaacagagaaagaggaaggacaATTGAGTCACActcactctgcacacacacacacacacatgaaactGCTGCTGGACCATAGTGGACTTTGATAAATCAATACTACTGTTGTACACATGGGGACTGCCCTAAATACTGTGTTGACACATAAAACCTTCAATGGTGCTCAAAACAAAACCAGGCTGTCCACCTGCTACACAGCCAATGTGGAAGCCCTACCAGTCTAAACgtgtgtttttatgtcactgttttttttatgttaattaATGTTGTTGTCCATGTCTGACCTGTGAAAACAACAGTACCGTTACCTCACATTCCAAGCtgcttttttatatgtttgTATGATCTTGTTGTGGTGTAAATGTTTGTAATAAAACACgttgaaaatgtattcagtCGTCCCGTTGTCTCTGTCCTGAGGTTATAGGGGTTTGGTTTACTAGTGATTAGAGTTGATCaataacacacactctcccctta from the Centroberyx gerrardi isolate f3 chromosome 3, fCenGer3.hap1.cur.20231027, whole genome shotgun sequence genome contains:
- the ier2b gene encoding immediate early response 2b, encoding MSATSAMDVNAEARRILAVSISKLYASRTQRGGLRLHRSLLLSLVMRSARDIYHSSRETEEPSDAQPAAEEPMDTGSNQAGVSQPESQPESQPQPALISAEPAAEEPLSAEEGCDSETTEDKENLSPARQSRKRRGKASAAPDFLPSKRARLEPGEERHAAPLGSCRVGAGECLAALSLNRVISAF